From a region of the Desulfuromonas sp. KJ2020 genome:
- a CDS encoding radical SAM/SPASM domain-containing protein has protein sequence MKKFKKIYIEITNHCNLACSFCHRSQRPQAFMSPSTFAAVIRQLEGFTEHLYLHVLGEPLLHPDLAALLDLCHHQGLRVNLTTNGTLLERCQAVLLGSAALRQVNISLHSFEEMAGEGLNSYLDEILNFVHLARASTPLLINLRLWKLPPHPGSAEVEAHYRIILRLETCFPQAAPIRVERAAGQGITLAPGVFLSQAPQFTWPHASRQDFGERGACRGLKDHLAILVDGTVVPCCLDAEADIPLGNILQTPLAHILSSPRATALSQGFSQRRLVESLCRRCSFRQRF, from the coding sequence TTGAAAAAGTTTAAAAAGATCTACATCGAGATCACCAACCACTGCAATCTCGCCTGCAGTTTCTGCCATCGCAGCCAGCGTCCCCAGGCCTTCATGTCGCCATCGACCTTCGCAGCGGTCATCCGGCAGCTGGAGGGGTTCACCGAGCATCTCTATCTGCATGTGCTGGGCGAACCCCTGCTCCATCCCGACCTCGCAGCTCTTCTGGACCTCTGCCACCATCAGGGGCTGCGGGTCAATCTGACCACCAACGGCACCCTGCTGGAGCGCTGCCAAGCAGTACTTCTGGGCAGCGCCGCCTTGCGGCAGGTCAATATCTCCCTGCATAGTTTCGAAGAGATGGCCGGGGAGGGGCTGAATTCCTACCTGGATGAGATTCTGAATTTTGTCCATCTGGCTCGGGCTTCTACACCCCTGCTCATCAACCTGCGCCTCTGGAAGCTGCCGCCGCACCCAGGCAGCGCAGAGGTGGAGGCGCATTATCGCATCATCCTCCGCCTGGAGACGTGCTTCCCTCAGGCGGCCCCGATTCGGGTCGAACGCGCGGCAGGGCAGGGGATTACCCTGGCGCCCGGCGTCTTTCTCAGCCAGGCCCCGCAATTTACCTGGCCGCATGCCTCACGGCAGGATTTCGGCGAGCGCGGCGCCTGCCGTGGTCTCAAGGATCATCTCGCCATTCTCGTGGACGGCACCGTGGTCCCCTGCTGCCTCGATGCCGAGGCCGATATCCCGCTGGGAAATATCCTGCAGACGCCTTTGGCTCACATCCTCTCCTCGCCCCGCGCCACGGCCTTGTCTCAAGGGTTTTCCCAGCGTCGGCTGGTTGAGTCCCTCTGCCGCCGCTGTTCTTTTCGGCAGCGATTCTGA
- a CDS encoding DUF523 and DUF1722 domain-containing protein: MTEDKIRLGISSCLLGEKVRFDGGHKRDPFLTDSLGAYVEYVPVCPEVEVGLPIPRETLRLVGEVDAPRLVFSKSGEDITERMQTWAAKKVRALEAEGLCGFIFKSKSPSSGMERVKVYDGNGVPSLKGVGIFARAFMDHFPLLPVEEEGRLHDPVLRENFIEAIFTFKRWRQLLAAGGSAGRLVAFHTAHKLQIMSHSVEIYREIGKLVATAGRLSEQELFDGYLLLLAKAMRQKPTLAKHTNVLQHILGYFKKQLSADEKQEVLEIINRYRRGEIPLIVPVTLLNHFVRKYDQPYLRDQVYLNPHPLELRLRNHA; encoded by the coding sequence ATGACAGAAGATAAAATCCGGCTGGGCATCAGTTCCTGTCTGCTCGGCGAGAAGGTGCGTTTTGACGGGGGGCACAAGCGGGACCCCTTTCTGACCGATTCTCTCGGTGCCTATGTCGAGTATGTGCCGGTCTGTCCCGAGGTTGAGGTGGGATTGCCGATCCCGCGGGAGACCCTGCGCCTGGTGGGGGAGGTCGACGCGCCGCGGCTGGTCTTTTCGAAAAGCGGCGAGGATATTACCGAGCGCATGCAGACCTGGGCGGCCAAAAAAGTGCGGGCGCTGGAGGCGGAGGGGCTGTGCGGTTTTATCTTCAAATCCAAGTCGCCGAGCAGCGGCATGGAGCGGGTCAAGGTCTATGATGGCAACGGCGTGCCCAGCTTGAAAGGGGTGGGGATTTTCGCCCGCGCCTTCATGGATCATTTTCCGCTGCTGCCGGTGGAAGAGGAAGGTCGGCTGCACGATCCGGTGCTGAGGGAGAATTTTATCGAGGCGATCTTTACGTTCAAACGCTGGCGGCAGCTGCTCGCCGCCGGTGGCAGCGCCGGGCGGCTGGTGGCTTTCCACACCGCCCACAAGCTGCAGATCATGAGCCACAGCGTTGAAATCTATCGGGAGATCGGCAAGCTGGTGGCGACGGCAGGCCGCCTGAGTGAGCAGGAGCTTTTCGATGGCTATCTGCTGCTGCTGGCCAAGGCCATGCGCCAGAAGCCGACGCTGGCCAAGCATACCAACGTGCTGCAGCACATCCTCGGCTATTTCAAGAAGCAGCTCAGTGCCGACGAGAAGCAGGAGGTGCTGGAGATCATCAATCGCTACCGGCGGGGAGAAATCCCCCTGATCGTACCTGTCACCCTGCTCAACCATTTCGTGCGCAAATACGATCAGCCCTACCTGCGGGACCAGGTCTATCTCAACCCCCACCCGCTGGAGCTGCGGCTGCGCAACCACGCCTGA
- a CDS encoding sensor domain-containing diguanylate cyclase, which translates to MTTDCSPVDSPAFLKQVIDSLTEHIVVIRNDGGIVFVNRPWVDFCCQNEGPELTSWAEVNYLDVCRQATEAGEDFGLQALEGIKKVIDGKKELFYLEYPCHSPSQLRWFMMRVTPLHLRETSLYVISHQNITERKLAEEEVRKRTRLDGLTGIANRRHLDEFLQGEWRRAVRHEQPVTLAMFDIDHFKMFNDTYGHQAGDDCLIQVARVLNQFSQRPEDLCARYGGEEFVLVFGNTDQKQALPLVAKAMDAVRALGIPNEKAPTQPTLTISVGLATVTPDRERAASDLVGEADRLLYQAKEQGRNRIVYRHQGQLASLT; encoded by the coding sequence ATGACAACGGATTGCTCCCCGGTCGACAGCCCCGCCTTCCTTAAACAGGTGATCGATTCCCTCACCGAACACATCGTGGTTATCCGCAACGACGGCGGTATTGTCTTTGTCAACCGACCCTGGGTGGATTTCTGCTGCCAGAACGAGGGCCCCGAGCTGACTTCTTGGGCGGAGGTCAACTACCTGGACGTCTGCCGGCAGGCGACGGAGGCGGGCGAGGATTTTGGTCTGCAGGCGCTGGAGGGGATCAAGAAGGTCATCGACGGAAAAAAGGAGCTGTTTTACCTGGAGTATCCTTGCCACAGCCCCAGCCAGCTGCGCTGGTTCATGATGCGCGTCACCCCCCTGCACCTCCGCGAAACGTCCCTGTACGTCATCTCTCATCAGAACATCACGGAACGAAAGCTGGCCGAGGAGGAAGTGCGCAAAAGGACCCGCCTCGACGGTCTGACGGGGATCGCCAACCGTCGTCACTTGGATGAATTTCTGCAGGGGGAATGGCGGCGGGCGGTCCGCCATGAACAGCCTGTCACTCTGGCCATGTTCGATATCGACCACTTCAAAATGTTCAACGACACCTATGGCCACCAGGCCGGCGACGACTGTCTGATCCAGGTCGCCAGGGTGCTAAACCAGTTCAGCCAGCGTCCCGAAGATCTGTGCGCCCGCTACGGCGGGGAAGAGTTCGTCCTGGTGTTCGGCAACACCGACCAGAAGCAGGCTCTGCCCCTGGTCGCCAAGGCTATGGACGCGGTCCGCGCCCTGGGAATCCCCAATGAGAAGGCGCCTACGCAACCGACCCTGACGATCAGCGTCGGTTTGGCGACCGTCACCCCCGACCGGGAGAGGGCTGCCAGCGACCTGGTGGGCGAAGCTGACCGTCTGCTCTACCAGGCCAAGGAGCAGGGCCGCAACCGCATCGTCTACCGCCATCAGGGGCAGCTGGCCAGCCTGACCTGA
- a CDS encoding zinc ribbon domain-containing protein YjdM has product MSTLPECPQCHGTYTYEDGPLYVCPECAHEWPQDAGSETTEEKPVVRDAFGNELQDGDAVTIIKDLKVKGASSALKVGTRVKSIRLIDGDHNIDCRIDGFGAMQLKSEFVKKA; this is encoded by the coding sequence ATGAGCACACTCCCCGAATGCCCCCAATGCCACGGCACCTACACCTATGAAGACGGCCCCCTCTACGTCTGTCCCGAATGCGCCCACGAATGGCCGCAGGACGCGGGGTCCGAGACGACGGAAGAGAAGCCCGTCGTCCGCGACGCCTTCGGCAACGAACTCCAGGACGGCGACGCCGTCACCATCATCAAAGACCTCAAAGTCAAGGGAGCCTCATCGGCGCTCAAGGTCGGCACCCGCGTGAAGAGCATCCGCCTCATCGACGGGGATCACAATATCGACTGCCGGATCGACGGTTTCGGCGCCATGCAGCTCAAATCCGAATTTGTCAAGAAAGCTTAG